A window of Planctomycetaceae bacterium genomic DNA:
GTCTTTTTTAAGCTGTGCCTGAATTTCGACAGGTGTTCTGGCCTTTTTGTATTTCATCAGCCTCTTGGCGGCTGCGATTCTCGGCTCGTTAGCTTCGTCAATAACTGTCAGCAGCGCGGGCAGTTTGCATTTTACTTCCTGCCAGCCGTTGCCCATATTTCTTCTGGCTGTGATGGTATTGTTTTCGAGCCCGAGAAGTTCCTGGACATAAGTGATTTGAGGAATGCCAAGTTTTTCGGCAAGCTGCGGGCCAACTTGTGCGGTGTCGCCGTCGATAGCCTGTCTGCCGCAAAGCACAATATCATAATTAAGCTGCTTTACCGCACAGCTCAAAATATAGCTTGTCGCAAGAGTATCGCTCGCTCCGGCACGACGGTCCGTAACAAGAATCGCATCGTCTGCGCCGCGATAAATCGCCTGACGCAAAACTTCGGTCGCTGCGGGTAAACCCATCGTTACAACGGTAACTTTGCCGCCGAATTTATCTTTAATCTCAAGTGCAAGCTCCAGAGCGTTAAGGTCTTCCGGATTGAAAACAGCCGGCAACGCGCCTCTGTTGACGGTACCGTCGTCGTTCATCGCCTGGCCTGTAATTTTTTTCGTGTCAGGCACTTGTTTTATTGTTACAACACAGTTATAAGCCAATTTTACCTCCTTGTATAAAGGATTAATTTTTACTTCTGTACTTCTGTATGGGAAAACCCAAATTTGATACCCTATAAAGACCGGATAGTTTAGCTAAATTAGAAAATATGTCAACCAATAATTCCAAAATGCAACAAGAGAGATTCGCCATCCTGAAATGATTATTTCCCGGTCGGCATAACTCCAATACCCACACCTTCAACAGGACTTGCTTGGCCGGTTTTGACGTTATATTCGATGCCTTTGACCAAAACACCGTTTAGCATACACGGCATTTCGTCCGACCCCCAAATTTTCATATATTCTTCCGCCGGGTTATAAGTAAGCTCTTTGCCGGCGAATTCATTGCCGTCCTTTTCCTGATAAACAATACCATCACTGGCGACAAGTTTCGTAAGCTGGGTTTTGCCCGCCGCTGATTCGTTATAGTCAATGTCAATCTGTTTGGTATCGATTGAAGTTCTCGGGCCGTAGCCGGTATTCTCTATCGGCAGATAACCGATGTGTATGCCGGCGGTCTTTTCGCTGGTCGCCCTTACGTGCAGAGAGTTCGTATCCCACAGAAGTTTGGTAAAGCCCTCGACCAGTGCATAACACGGTTTTGACAACTTTTCCTGATTGGGTGTCCCACGTGGAATTTTTGAAGTATTGCCGTATTCGACCTGACCATTGCCAATCGCAACAATGTCTTTCGTTATGCCATCGTAATCAATGCGTTCGGATTTAAGTCTGACGTGGCTTAACTTTGTTTTTCCGCTGGTTCGCACCGACTCAAGCCGAACGTTCGGTCCGGCAATCGTGATATGCGACACACTGGAAGAAGCCATTATATCTTTGCTGTCCTGCTTTTTTGCGAAATCAGCAATTAGCTGTTTGCCGTAAAAAATATTCTCCTCATTATAACCAATCGCCTGTCTTACAAATACGCCTCTGACGTCTGTATTAAACACAGCCTGCATTTTCGGGATAGAAAATTCCGCACCCTGTTTGGCATTGATGACAAACGGCACTTTTTTCTTTCCGGTATCGCTTTTCACTTCCGGATACATAACCAATTCAACTTTGCCCTGGGTCGATGCGATTTCACCAAAAGCGTTATAATCGACAGTTTCAGCAATTAAAACATTACGCACACCGAGCCAGTCGCGAAGTTTTTTGTCCAGATCACGAAATGCTTTGAATTTTTTTGGCTTCCAGTTTTCGTATTCTTTGGCATCAATAGGTCTGACTATCATCGGGCCGTCGCATCGGAGCGTGGCTATCACATTAGCTTTGCCGGAAGTTTTAACCGGCGAGGGAATGTTCACATCTTTTGTATTTTCTTCGGATTTGGCCTGTTTGACTTCTTTTATATCGGCAGCAGAATTACCATTACTATCAGAGGCTTTCGCTGACTTTGTTTTTTCAGGCTTCTCTTTGTTTTTGTTTTGCGATGAACGTAAATTGGAAACCGAAACTTCTTCAGCCAGTATCACTTCCTCTTTATATTCGATTCTTACATTGTCTCTGAAGATACAGCGATAGTCTTCGTCCTGGTTCAATAACTTTTCTTTATTTTTGTCATCCTGCGACTTTTCAGAAGCAGCAACAGCAGAGCTATTTGAATCTGTCGCCGGCTTATTCGGCTCGGCTTTTGCAATTGCAACCTGCTGCGATGCGGCAGGCGGCTCATTTGTCGGTTCCAGGATATTCAGGTAGATGATTTTCGGAATCTTTAAAAATTCCATTCTGCTTGTATTACTGTTATAGACAATCTCCAACCCTTTTCCCAAAAGCTCCGCCTCTGCAGAAACGAAATTTATATCGTCTTTAGACCACAACATCGAACGGTCATCGTCGAACGAAACTTCGTTAAGATAAATAAAACTGTCCGAACGTTTGCCCTGCCCGAAAATATGCACAACCACATTGCCCTTAAGCACGGCCTGTTTCGGCGTTGGTCTGGCCCCTTCAAGATTTTCAAGTTCAACAAAGCCCGTGTCGGAAGTAATATCGCACCGCATATTTTGCTGATAAACACTCATAAACGGCTTGTCAAGTTCCCATTCGTCGCCGGATTTATGCAGAACTTTTTCAAATCCTATTACTCTCTCTAATTTTCGCGTCTTCGGATTGATTGTTTCAAAACGTGCCTGCTCGACACGTTCAACTCTCACCGGCCCTATTTGGCCGGAATTTGCATCTGCGGAATAAAGGTTTGCGTCATTGGAAGCCTGGTACTCTGCGCTGGGTGCTTTGATGCCTCCGGCGCTGCCGAACATTTCATAAAATATAAAAGCAACCAGCACTGCGAAAGTTGAAACTATCCATATTTTGACTTTTCGACTTTGAATCGTCATACAAGATACCGCTCCATCAGGGCATCCCACTGTCCCGTATTTTTAAGGATATATTCGATTACCTCGCGGACAGCACCGCTGCCGCCGGTTCGCGAAGTTATATAATGAGCGTAACTTTTTAATTCATCTACCCCGTTGGCAACAGCAACGCCAAAACCGGCGCGTTTGACAATTGGAATATCGAGCAAATCATCGCCGATGTATGCAATGTTTTTCGCTTCAAGACCTGTATCTGCAAGCAGCTTTTCAAAGCAGAGAAGTTTCTGCTGGCAAGGCTGGTACACATATTCGATTTTCAGTTCTTCCGCCCTTTTTTGTGTAACGGCGCTTTGTCTGCCGCTAATCATCGCGGTTTTAAGACCCGCCCGCTGCCACATTTTGATGCCATGGCCGTCAAGAAGATGGAAACTCTTGGATTCGCTGCCGTCGGAACAAATGGTTATCGTACCGTCTGTCAGGACGCCGTCGACATCCATCGCCAGCAGCTTAATCTGCTTAAGATCCGTCTTATTAGTTTGGGCCATCTTATCCTACAATTTTTAACGACACGATATCCTGAACGTCAATCATACCTACCGGCCTGTCTGAATCGTCAACAACCGGCAAATCGTCAATCCTGTGCTTATGAAAAATCGCCATAGCCTCTGCCGCAAGAGCGCTCGCCTTTATCCTCTTGCAGTTGGCGGTCATAATATCTTTAGTTTTGCACTGGAATACATCCTGACCGTTTTGGGCCATCAGTCTTCGCAAATCAGCATCAGTGATAATGCCCGTAAGTTTGCCCGCCGAATCGACAATCATAACAGCGCCGTGCCGTTTAATATCACTATTCTTCTTGAGCATTTCACGAACACTGTTGCTCTCGTTTGAGATGGGAAGCTTTTCATTCGGCTGGAACATCATCGACTGCTCAACTGTAATCAGTTTCGCACCCAAAGAACCGGCAGGATGAAATCTGGCGTACTCCTCAACGCTGAATTCCCTTGCCTTCATAACTGTTAGTGCAAGAGCATCGCCAATTGCCAGCATACACGTCGTTGTAACACTCGGCGCAACGCCAAGCGGACAAGCCTCTTCGAGTTTGCCCATACACAAAACGATATCGCTGTACTTTGCAAGACGTGAATTACTGCTGCCTGTGATTGCGATGAGTTTTATTTCAAGCTGCTTTACGATATTCATCAGCCGAAGGATTTCATCTGTCTCGCCGCCATAGCTTAACGCAAGCACGATATCATTTTTCTGCAATCTGCCCGCGTCGCCGTGAACGGCCTCGGCCGGGTGGAGAAAATGACTTGGTGTGCCTGTTGACGCCATTGTAGAGCTTATCTTCTGGCCGACAATACCGGCCTTTCCCATACCGGTAACGATAACCGAGCCGGTACAAGAATATATCATTTCCGAAGCCGCCGCGAAATCAGCACTTGCAGCAAGTCCAGCCATTTTCGCAACGCCTTTAGCTTCCGCGATGATTACCTGTGCTGCGTATTCAAGATCAAATTCCATTTCGCTTTCCTAATTCTGTTTTCTGTATTCTGTCTACTGTATTCTATAATTTAACCACGCCTTCGCGTTCATCATAACATACTACATTATATTGCTCTGCGGGGCAAGTTTCATCCGGCTTGATAAAAATGTGCAATTGCGCATCAGTTTCTATTTTAGCTATTGCCGCTCTTCTTTGGTTGAGCAGGAAATCTGCTATCGCCGGCGGTGCCGACAGTACAACTTTCTTAATTTCCTTGCGTGCCGCGGCTGAATTGAGAATCCTAATGACTTCTATCGCCGCAGAAGCCGGATTTTTGACCATTCCGGTTCCGCCGCAATGTGAACATCTCAAATAATTGCTGTACTGAAGGCTCGGCCTGAATCTTTGACGCGTCATTTCAATAATTCCAAACGCGCTGATTTTCAGGATTCTGCTTCTTGCCCTGTCATTTGCCAAAGCATTGCGGAATGTTTTTTCGACTTCGCGTCTGTTCTTTGAGTCGCGCATATCTATGAAATCGCAGATTATTAATCCGCCCAAATCACGCAGCCTCAACTGTCGTGCGATTTCCTTTGCGGCATCCATATTAATTTTCAAAGCCGTCTGCTCGGCGTTTTCGTGCTTTGTGAATTTTCCGCTGTTAACGTCAATCGCAACAAGCGCCTCTGTCTGTTCAATGATAATCGAGCCGCCGATTTTGAGTTCGACTCGTTTGGTATTTATTTTCCTGATTTCTTCTTCGATTTTATATTTATTGAACAGCGGTATCTTGCCGTCATAATAACTGACTCTTTTTATCATCCTCGGCTGTACAATTTGCAGAAAATCCCGGATTCTCTTGCAGACATTCTCGCTGTCGCAGATAATTTTGCTCATATTCGTATTGAAAATATCCCGCACCGTGCGAATCACAAGGTCGGACTCTTTATAAAGTTCCGCCGGAGCAGGTTCGCTGTCCGTACGCTTCTGGATTGCACTCCAGAGCCGATTGATATATTCAACGTCTTTTTGGACATCCTTTTTCGAACAGCCTGCGCTTGCGGTGCGAAGAATAAAACCTGTTTTGGCCGGTATCTGAACTTCGTCGAGCAGCGCACGCAGTCTTGCGCGTTCTTCCTCGTCTTCGATTTTCTGCGAAACGCCGAGATTGTGCATCCAGGGCATCATAACTACGTATTTGCCCGGCAGCGAAAGATACGTCGAAAGCGTCGGGCCTTTGGTGTTAATACCCTCTTTTGTTACCTGAACGATGAGATGCTGTCCGCGTTTGAGACACTGCTGAATCGGAGGCCTGTCTTTCAGCGCTTTGCGTTTGCCGATGTGCTCGGTAAAATCCTCACCTTTACGCATAAAATATTTCGGGTGCAGGTCGCTGACGTGCAGAAAGCCGTTTTTGCTCACGCCAAAATCTATGAACGCCGCCTGAATCGCAGGCTCGACATTGACGACCACTCCCTTGTAAATATTGCCGACATGGCCTGCCAGCGACTGCTTTTCGATATACAGTTCATCAAGGCTGCCGTTTTCAACAACCGCGATTCTGTTCTCCTCTGCCTCTGTTACATTAATAATCATTTCACTTGCCATATGCTGTCCTTAATACATTTGCCAGTTGACCCTCTTTCGAGTCGTCGAGATGCCCAGCCTTTCGGCTCCAAGCCCCAGCAGTTTGATTATCTCATCGGGCCGTACAGTTCCCCTGTCGGTGATAAGACAAACAACCTTAACCGCCTGCTGCGTTTTCTCGAACGATTTGAAAAACTGCCCGACATCCACTGTCCGGGAGTTTCCATTTTCGTCAACTGTTCTTTCAATTAATATTTTTTCATGGGAGGCGATTTGATCGTTAAGTTTATCAATCGCCGCCGAAACGTTTTCAATTTCCTGTCCGCTCATCTGTACTTCGTATTCCGCTTCGAGAGGTCTGAAACTCACCCTGCCGCTGTGGATCGCCAAATCAATCAGCGTAAAACCTTCCGGCAAATTTGCGGTAATATTTTTATAAATCTCCTTTTCTGACGCACCATCAGCCGCTATTTGCGCATAGAAAAGTTCATCTTCCGATTCCAGCCCGACGCTTTTGGGCAAAGGCAAAGACATTTTAAGACGCGGATTGTATCCCTGGCTGTAAATCAGATTCAGACCGCTGCGAATCAGCGTTCTTCCAACAGCCCTAAATGACTCCTGGTGCGATAAAAATCTGACATTTCCCTGTATTCTGTATCTTCCTGCCAGTGTTTGAACACTCTGTTCTATCTTCAAATCTCCAAATTTCTGCTTTGTTTTTGTATCTTGCAAAATATATCCGCTTCAGCGGATTCCACAATTTTGATTTTTAATATTTTATTTTTTATTTTACTTAAAATACTTCCGGCAATACTTTCATCGCTGCACTGCGGAGATAATTAATTACTTCTCTTTCCGAGTTCATCATCAGAACTTTTCTGGCGATTGCGTTGCACGATTCTATCGTAACAGACCTGACGAGCTTTTTAATTTCAGGTATCATCGGCGGAGCAAGCGAAAATGTACGGTATCCAAGTCCCAGCAGCATCATAATATATTCCGGGTCGGAAGCCATTTCGCCACAAATGCTGACGTTTATTTTCGCTTTGCTGGCATCGTGAATTATGCTTCGCAGAAGTTTTATAACCGCAGGGTCGGCACCGGAATACAAAGTCGAAACTCTTTCATTTCCTCTGTCAACCGCAAGCGTATATTGAATCAAATCGTTTGTGCCGATACTGAAGAAATCGCTTTCGCCGGCAAGAATCGACGCTGTCAATGCGGCCGAGGGCGTTTCAATCATTATACCGACCGGCACATTCGGATTGTATTTTATATTATCCTCGTCGAGGTCTTCCATCACATCACGCAAAATCATTTTCGCCTGCCGTAATTCGTGCAGACTGCTGACCAGCGGGAACATTATGCGGATATTGCCCTCGACAGAAGCCCGCAGAATCGCGCGAAGCTGCGTCTTGAACAGTACAAGATTCTGCAAACAGAACCTTATCGACCGCAAGCCAAGAAACGGATTCGATTCGCGTGTGAATCTCTTGTTTTGCGTAAATTTATCCGCGCCCAAATCCATTGTCCTGATAATCACAGGCATATTGCCGGTTACGCGCAAAACCTCTTTATATGCATTATAATGGTCTTCCTCGGTAGGCTCCATTTCGCTGTAAAGATAAAGAAATTCGGTTCTGTAAAGCCCGATTCCATGTCCGCCCTTGTCGAACACCATCTCGGCTTCATTTGGAAACTCAATGTTTCCGTACAACTCGACCATAACGCCGTCGCGAGTAATCGCGTCCATATCGCGCAGCGCATCAAGTTCACGTTCGAGCCTTTCAAACTCAGCGGCCAGTTCCCTGTATTGCTTGAGCGTTGTCTCGTCCGGGTCAATAATGACAACGCCACGATTGCCATCGATAATAACCGTCGCCATCGGCGCAAGATTGCTTGTTACGTCCTCAAGACCGACAACAGCCGGGATGCCCATAGAACGCGCAACAATTGCAGTATGACTTGTCCTTCCGCCTGCATTGGTCGCAAATCCCTTGATATATTTTTTATCAAAGCCTGCCGTTTGCGTGGGACTAAGTTCGTGCGCGACAATTACAACCTCATCGCTTATGTGCGCAACATCCTGTTTTTTTTCGCCCAAAAGCTGCCGCAACAGACGTTTCTCAATATCATATATATCGGCGGCACGTTCACTGATGTATTTATCCGGAACGCTTGCGAAATGATTGGCGACTTCGCGTAAAGTCGTGGAAATGGCGTATTCAGCGGTCAAAAGCTCATTATAAACCAGGTCGGTGATTTTTTTGCGAAGATTTTTATCCTTGAGAAAACGCAGGTGCACCGCGAAAATATCTTTGATGTTCTCACTCTCGAAATCTTTGCCGGAATGAATATCCTCAAGTTCCGCTATCGCCCTTTTAAAAGCATCGCGGACTCGCTTGACTTCAGAAACTTTGACGGATGAAAGTATAGACCTTCTCGGAATCCGGTAGTCCGCCGAATCTATGACAAGAGACTTGGCTATCGCAATTCCCGGCGATACCGCAATACCTTTTTTAATTTCCATATCCTTACCTCTGACAGCCCGCCGGCATTACTATTCTTTCTGCAGCCATGCAGGCTCGTCAAACATCCTGACTTCAATAAGCTCTTTCAGCGCATCGGTCGCAGCTTGCGCATCAACTCCTTCAGCGGTTACTTTCAATTTCGTCCCCGCAGCAGCAGCCAGCATCGCCATGTGCATAATGCTCTTGCCGTCAACATTGATCTTGTCATTGCTGACGTTTATCTTGCTCGCAAATCGGCTGGCAGTATCCACGAACTGCATCGCAGGCCGCATGTGCATACCGTTTGCGTTCTTTATTTCAACCTCAATACTGACTTTTTCAGCCAATACTCGGCCTCCTGCCCTTTAATCTGTAAAATACTATTATTATAACAATTTATTCTGCGCGATTACCAGGATGGATTCTGGTCGGCTTCGACAAGCAAGTCTTTTATCTGGTCAACTGTTTCAGATTGTCTAAGGAACTTTCTGAAGTTGTCGTTTTGCAGATGCTCGAATATCGATTCCATCGCCTGAAGATGCTGGTCGCCTTCGGTTGGGCTAAGCAGCAGTATAATCGTATATACCGGCTGTTTATCCAGCGAAGAAAAATCTATGCCTCTTGCGCTGATTCCGATAGCGGCGACAATTTTCTTCACTAATTTATGCCTAATGTGCGGCACAGCAACACCTTTGCCAATGCCGGTACTGGCTTCATTTTCCCGTTTAATCACGGCTTTAGCGATTTCAGCCGAATTTTCTGCACTAATCTTCCCTGTTTTTTCAAGGATTGCTATTAGTTCTTTGATCGCATCGTCTCGCTTAACCGCTTCGAGTCTTGGAACTATCGCTTTAGAACTAATTACATCTGCAATTTTCATATTTGCTCCTGAATCTTTCCAATAAACCTTTCTGTTTATTGCTGCCCGTGTTTATTGTCACGTTCTTTTTCTTTTTGCTTTACAAGCTGACGTTCGACTTTCTTCACGGCTTCATCTACACAGGCATACAAATCCTGTCCTAATTCTTTACCAATAAATATATGATTATGTTTACCCCTTGCGATTACTTCCACACTGCATTGCTGACCATCTTTTCCGCCTTCTATTATTACTTCTACAGTAAGAATACTGCTGTAAAATTTAGAAAGCCCATCAACTTTTTCTTCGATTCTGCCCTTGATTGTATCTGTTATTGTGATATGTTTGCCGACAATTTTAGTTTCCAAATCACTATCTCCTTAAACAATATGATTGTGTAATTGAAGACATCCCGCAGAACGAGACTGTTGAACATGCATATACAATTTCTTGTAAAACCTGCATTTCCCCTGACTTATAATTGTTTTTAGTATCTTTTATTCGGCTTAACATCAGCCGTTTACAACTGTTTTTCTATTAAACTGTAATAAATAACATCGATAAATTCAACAATTACTTTACTTTACGCCATATAATACGTCAACAAAAATCGTCATACTTTTTATAGGGCTTTTAAGCAGAATTGAAGATGTCAACAGTAAAGACTTATAGAATTGAGGAAAAATAGAATCGCCTTATTGCGGTAAACATCAAATACACCACCAAGGGAAAGGCAAACGCACCAAGCACACCCGCCCGGCTAGTACCCTCCTATTGGCTGTGTAAAATACACCTAACGTTGTCCGGAGATATATTCTCCGGACAACGTCAATGTTCTCGCCTTATTTCCTTCGAACTAAACCCAACACGCCAAGAGTTAACAGTCCAACGGTTGCCGGCTCAGGAATACATTCCGTTGAAACGGTAATGTAATCAATATCAGCACCGCTGTCGTGTATCTTGATAAAAATTGTTTCAGATGCCGGATTTGGATAGATACGCCAGTGAGCATTAAGCACATACCAACCATCTGTATATCCCCATTGATCGTAGGTCGGATCAATCGTCCAGCCTAATACTTCAATATTGGTCGCGGTCGGTACAGTAGCAATGACCTCTGCGTCTGTTTTCGTCAGGTCTGCTCTGAATCCCATCGTCAGCCATACATCCTTATAAGGATTAAGTACCTGGCTGTTAGGAATCCACAGTGTTGCAGTTGTTTCCTCGCTGGCCCATACACCGTTTCGGCCAAGAAAAGTCGGATACCAGCCCGGTTCGGCACCGCACGCTACGCCGGTTACAGTAATAGCCGCCTCGGCTGTGCCATAGAGGTTTGCACTAATTTCAGGTAAGGCCGGATTGTCAGCATCATCAAAAGTCCATGTTTGCGAAGTTACATACGCAGAATATGCGGCGGAATTGAACAATGCCAACAACAACCCTACCCCCACTAATACTACCTTATTCTTCATCTCTCTTCCTTCCAAATGAGTTTACAAAAACACCTTCTCCATTAAAACGCAAGGGGCATTATCCCTAAAAGAGTTTTTGGAGTCAACTCGTCAATTAGAATGTCATCAGAAATGATGAAGACGACCTGCCGACATTTCGAGCCGGCAGGTCATATTGTCATATATTTTTATCTTTTTTTACGGCCAATCAAGGAAAGAATCGCACCAAATCCCAATACCGCTAACGTTGCAGGTTCTGGAACTGCAATACATATCGTATCTACTGCGATATAGTCAACGTATGCTCCGCTGTTAAGCAGTGTAAAACGAATAGTTTCTGAAGATGGATTTGGAGAAATTCCCAGTCCAAAAGTTAGTGTTCTCCAACCATCGCTTAATTCAACAAAGTTGAAACCAAGATCTGTTACAGTAACACCTGTCGGAGCCAAGACATCATAACCAGTTCCAAGGACAAACCCGCTTGTCGGAGCATTTAATACATCCGGAGGAAAATGCCCCCTGCAGCCAACTTCAATCCAAATTTCCTTGTAATCGTTTGTGATAGGATTGTTTGGAATTGTTAAATCCACGACCGCGGTATCTCCAATCCAGACACCTGAACGTCCCTGATAGTCCGGCCTCCACTCGCCTACTGTCGTAATTGTACCCGCCGTAACAGTAATCGCCGCAGAAGCATCGCCATAAGGGTTCTGGTCAATTTCCGGAGCAGCAGGATTGTCAGTATCATCGAACGTCCACTTCTGATATGTTGAGCCGGCAACACCTCTTGTCCACCACATTCCT
This region includes:
- a CDS encoding electron transfer flavoprotein subunit beta/FixA family protein, with translation MAYNCVVTIKQVPDTKKITGQAMNDDGTVNRGALPAVFNPEDLNALELALEIKDKFGGKVTVVTMGLPAATEVLRQAIYRGADDAILVTDRRAGASDTLATSYILSCAVKQLNYDIVLCGRQAIDGDTAQVGPQLAEKLGIPQITYVQELLGLENNTITARRNMGNGWQEVKCKLPALLTVIDEANEPRIAAAKRLMKYKKARTPVEIQAQLKKDNPSASDAELKELADMKIAELEKQGLLIKQWDLDNLKADLQWCGRDGSPTKVNRIQSVVLTARESKTVEPTDSGITDMVHELITDKTIS
- a CDS encoding HAD hydrolase family protein, with the protein product MAQTNKTDLKQIKLLAMDVDGVLTDGTITICSDGSESKSFHLLDGHGIKMWQRAGLKTAMISGRQSAVTQKRAEELKIEYVYQPCQQKLLCFEKLLADTGLEAKNIAYIGDDLLDIPIVKRAGFGVAVANGVDELKSYAHYITSRTGGSGAVREVIEYILKNTGQWDALMERYLV
- a CDS encoding KpsF/GutQ family sugar-phosphate isomerase gives rise to the protein MEFDLEYAAQVIIAEAKGVAKMAGLAASADFAAASEMIYSCTGSVIVTGMGKAGIVGQKISSTMASTGTPSHFLHPAEAVHGDAGRLQKNDIVLALSYGGETDEILRLMNIVKQLEIKLIAITGSSNSRLAKYSDIVLCMGKLEEACPLGVAPSVTTTCMLAIGDALALTVMKAREFSVEEYARFHPAGSLGAKLITVEQSMMFQPNEKLPISNESNSVREMLKKNSDIKRHGAVMIVDSAGKLTGIITDADLRRLMAQNGQDVFQCKTKDIMTANCKRIKASALAAEAMAIFHKHRIDDLPVVDDSDRPVGMIDVQDIVSLKIVG
- a CDS encoding Rne/Rng family ribonuclease, with protein sequence MASEMIINVTEAEENRIAVVENGSLDELYIEKQSLAGHVGNIYKGVVVNVEPAIQAAFIDFGVSKNGFLHVSDLHPKYFMRKGEDFTEHIGKRKALKDRPPIQQCLKRGQHLIVQVTKEGINTKGPTLSTYLSLPGKYVVMMPWMHNLGVSQKIEDEEERARLRALLDEVQIPAKTGFILRTASAGCSKKDVQKDVEYINRLWSAIQKRTDSEPAPAELYKESDLVIRTVRDIFNTNMSKIICDSENVCKRIRDFLQIVQPRMIKRVSYYDGKIPLFNKYKIEEEIRKINTKRVELKIGGSIIIEQTEALVAIDVNSGKFTKHENAEQTALKINMDAAKEIARQLRLRDLGGLIICDFIDMRDSKNRREVEKTFRNALANDRARSRILKISAFGIIEMTRQRFRPSLQYSNYLRCSHCGGTGMVKNPASAAIEVIRILNSAAARKEIKKVVLSAPPAIADFLLNQRRAAIAKIETDAQLHIFIKPDETCPAEQYNVVCYDEREGVVKL
- a CDS encoding TIGR03936 family radical SAM-associated protein; the encoded protein is MQDTKTKQKFGDLKIEQSVQTLAGRYRIQGNVRFLSHQESFRAVGRTLIRSGLNLIYSQGYNPRLKMSLPLPKSVGLESEDELFYAQIAADGASEKEIYKNITANLPEGFTLIDLAIHSGRVSFRPLEAEYEVQMSGQEIENVSAAIDKLNDQIASHEKILIERTVDENGNSRTVDVGQFFKSFEKTQQAVKVVCLITDRGTVRPDEIIKLLGLGAERLGISTTRKRVNWQMY
- the ptsP gene encoding phosphoenolpyruvate--protein phosphotransferase, whose protein sequence is MEIKKGIAVSPGIAIAKSLVIDSADYRIPRRSILSSVKVSEVKRVRDAFKRAIAELEDIHSGKDFESENIKDIFAVHLRFLKDKNLRKKITDLVYNELLTAEYAISTTLREVANHFASVPDKYISERAADIYDIEKRLLRQLLGEKKQDVAHISDEVVIVAHELSPTQTAGFDKKYIKGFATNAGGRTSHTAIVARSMGIPAVVGLEDVTSNLAPMATVIIDGNRGVVIIDPDETTLKQYRELAAEFERLERELDALRDMDAITRDGVMVELYGNIEFPNEAEMVFDKGGHGIGLYRTEFLYLYSEMEPTEEDHYNAYKEVLRVTGNMPVIIRTMDLGADKFTQNKRFTRESNPFLGLRSIRFCLQNLVLFKTQLRAILRASVEGNIRIMFPLVSSLHELRQAKMILRDVMEDLDEDNIKYNPNVPVGIMIETPSAALTASILAGESDFFSIGTNDLIQYTLAVDRGNERVSTLYSGADPAVIKLLRSIIHDASKAKINVSICGEMASDPEYIMMLLGLGYRTFSLAPPMIPEIKKLVRSVTIESCNAIARKVLMMNSEREVINYLRSAAMKVLPEVF
- a CDS encoding HPr family phosphocarrier protein; translation: MAEKVSIEVEIKNANGMHMRPAMQFVDTASRFASKINVSNDKINVDGKSIMHMAMLAAAAGTKLKVTAEGVDAQAATDALKELIEVRMFDEPAWLQKE
- a CDS encoding PTS sugar transporter subunit IIA, which translates into the protein MKIADVISSKAIVPRLEAVKRDDAIKELIAILEKTGKISAENSAEIAKAVIKRENEASTGIGKGVAVPHIRHKLVKKIVAAIGISARGIDFSSLDKQPVYTIILLLSPTEGDQHLQAMESIFEHLQNDNFRKFLRQSETVDQIKDLLVEADQNPSW
- the raiA gene encoding ribosome-associated translation inhibitor RaiA; protein product: METKIVGKHITITDTIKGRIEEKVDGLSKFYSSILTVEVIIEGGKDGQQCSVEVIARGKHNHIFIGKELGQDLYACVDEAVKKVERQLVKQKEKERDNKHGQQ
- a CDS encoding PEP-CTERM sorting domain-containing protein translates to MKNKVVLVGVGLLLALFNSAAYSAYVTSQTWTFDDADNPALPEISANLYGTAEAAITVTGVACGAEPGWYPTFLGRNGVWASEETTATLWIPNSQVLNPYKDVWLTMGFRADLTKTDAEVIATVPTATNIEVLGWTIDPTYDQWGYTDGWYVLNAHWRIYPNPASETIFIKIHDSGADIDYITVSTECIPEPATVGLLTLGVLGLVRRK
- a CDS encoding PEP-CTERM sorting domain-containing protein, with the translated sequence MEKISKIVICVLIICSLANFASAGMWWTRGVAGSTYQKWTFDDTDNPAAPEIDQNPYGDASAAITVTAGTITTVGEWRPDYQGRSGVWIGDTAVVDLTIPNNPITNDYKEIWIEVGCRGHFPPDVLNAPTSGFVLGTGYDVLAPTGVTVTDLGFNFVELSDGWRTLTFGLGISPNPSSETIRFTLLNSGAYVDYIAVDTICIAVPEPATLAVLGFGAILSLIGRKKR